A region from the Kryptolebias marmoratus isolate JLee-2015 linkage group LG9, ASM164957v2, whole genome shotgun sequence genome encodes:
- the LOC108243086 gene encoding neuronal acetylcholine receptor subunit non-alpha-2, giving the protein MMKLTRLLLLLLLLLSVCPLSQAAVPDKFVSLAEMEDALLKNLFQGYQRWVRPIQRANDTIRVRFGLKISQLVDVDEKNQLMTTNVWLTQEWIDYKLRWNPDKYGGITSIRVPSENIWLPDIVLYENADGRFEGSLMTKAIVKYNGAITWTPPASYKSACTMDVTFFPFDRQNCSMKFGSWTYDGNMVDLVLMDNHVDRKDFFDNGEWEILSATGAKGNRKDGLYGYPFITYSFILKRLPLFYTLFLIIPCLGLSFLTVLVFYLPSDEGEKLSLSTSVLVSLTVFLLVIEEIIPSSSKVIPLIGEYLLFIMIFVTLSIIVTVFVINVHHRSSATYHPMSPWVRSLFLQKLPRLLCMRGHTDRYHYPELAPESPELKPRSGGRRGGQRTSGGAYGQACSEGKEEEAWATMLERAIYSVRYISRHIRKEHFIREVVQDWKFVAQVLDRIFLWAFLTVSILGTILIFTPALQMFLKVPPPTASEETPSNPLQ; this is encoded by the exons ATGATGAAGTTGAcgcgtctcctcctcctcctcctcctcctcctgtcggTGTGTCCACTGTCCCAGGCTGCTGTCCCCG ATAAGTTTGTGTCCTTGGCGGAGATGGAGGACGCTCTGCTTAAGAACCTTTTCCAAGGCTACCAGCGCTGGGTGAGACCCATCCAGCGGGCCAACGACACCATTAGAGTTCGCTTTGGACTCAAGATCTCGCAGCTGGTTGATGTG GATGAGAAAAACCAGCTTATGACAACTAATGTTTGGCTGACTCAG GAGTGGATTGATTACAAGCTGAGATGGAACCCGGATAAATACGGTGGGATCACCTCCATCAGAGTTCCTTCAGAGAACATTTGGCTCCCAGATATCGTCCTTTATGAGAA CGCTGATGGGCGGTTTGAAGGCTCCCTGATGACCAAAGCCATTGTGAAATACAATGGCGCCATCACCTGGACGCCACCTGCAAGTTACAAGTCCGCCTGCACCATGGATGTTACCTTTTTCCCCTTCGACCGGCAGAACTGCTCCATGAAGTTTGGGTCCTGGACCTACGATGGGAACATGGTGGACCTGGTTCTCATGGACAACCATGTGGACCGGAAGGACTTCTTTGATAATGGGGAGTGGGAAATACTCAGTGCCACTGGTGCCAAAGGGAACAGGAAGGATGGCTTGTATGGCTACCCCTTCATCACCTACTCCTTCATCCTGAAGAGGTTGCCGCTCTTCTACACTCTCTTCCTCATCATCCCCTGTTTGGGGTTGTCCTTCCTGACGGTCTTGGTCTTCTACCTCCCCTCGGATGAAGGAGAAAAGCTGTCGCTCTCCACTTCTGTCCTGGTGTCGCTCACTGTGTTTCTCCTGGTTATCGAAGAAAtcatcccctcctcctccaaggTGATCCCGCTCATCGGGGAATACCTGCTCTTCATCATGATCTTCGTCACCCTCTCCATCATCGTCACCGTCTTTGTCATTAATGTGCACCACCGCTCCTCGGCCACCTACCACCCGATGTCTCCGTGGGTTCGCAGCCTCTTCCTGCAGAAGCTGCCCCGGCTGCTCTGCATGCGGGGGCACACGGACCGGTACCACTACCCAGAGCTGGCTCCTGAAAGTCCCGAGCTGAAGCCTCGCTCTGGAGGTCGGAGGGGGGGCCAGCGGACAAGCGGTGGCGCCTACGGCCAGGCGTGTTCTGAGGGGAAAGAGGAAGAGGCGTGGGCCACCATGTTGGAGAGAGCCATCTATTCGGTGCGCTACATCAGCAGACATATCCGGAAAGAGCACTTCATCCGTGAG GTGGTTCAGGACTGGAAGTTTGTGGCCCAGGTATTAGACCGGATCTTCCTGTGGGCTTTTCTTACCGTCTCCATCCTGGGCACCATCCTGATCTTCACTCCAGCCCTGCAGATGTTCCTGAAAGTCCCTCCTCCAACCGCAAGCGAGGAAACACCTTCAAACCCGTTACAATGA
- the LOC112450955 gene encoding uncharacterized protein C3orf85 — protein sequence MKFLILLAVLSGVFSAPFLKEEAAKRFIRLKRQAGYWDPHNPQNVWGFTIQEQANEQWTALRTGAQYYMDMGNLMFDPSVADENNRLYMEMLRNIQAHLDSQTRQHR from the exons ATGAAGTTTCTGATCCTTTTGGCTGTTTTAAGTG gggtGTTTTCTGCCCCCTTCTTGAAAGAAGAGGCCGCAAAGAGGTTCATCAGGCTGAAGAGACAGGCGGGATACTGGGATCCACATAACCCTCAGAACGTGTGGGGTTTCACCATTCAGGAACAG GCTAACGAGCAGTGGACGGCCCTTCGAACAGGGGCTCAGTACTACATGGACATGGGTAACCTGATGTTTGACCCCTCTGTGGCTGA TGAAAACAACAGACTTTATATGGAGATGCTGCGCAACATACAGGCTCACCTGGACAGCCAGACACGTCAGCACagatag